In one window of Pelorhabdus rhamnosifermentans DNA:
- the cobO gene encoding cob(I)yrinic acid a,c-diamide adenosyltransferase, whose amino-acid sequence MEKHGLVIVHTGNGKGKTTASLGMGMRAWGQGLRVLVIQFIKGNWIYGELKAAEQLGPRFVMHQMGEGFLKNSSDDKMSVHRQAAVEALTTAKAAIQSSEWDMIILDEINYAVKFGIVAVEDVLELIDHKPSLLHLVLTGRDARPQIIEKADLVTEMKEIKHPYKQGIQAQPGIEF is encoded by the coding sequence ATGGAAAAGCATGGATTAGTCATTGTACATACGGGAAATGGTAAGGGGAAGACGACTGCTTCGCTTGGCATGGGGATGCGCGCCTGGGGACAAGGACTTAGGGTGTTAGTCATTCAATTTATCAAGGGCAATTGGATATATGGCGAATTGAAGGCTGCGGAACAACTAGGTCCTCGTTTTGTAATGCATCAGATGGGGGAAGGCTTTTTGAAAAATTCTTCAGATGATAAAATGTCAGTTCATCGTCAAGCAGCAGTTGAAGCACTAACAACAGCGAAAGCAGCGATTCAATCAAGCGAATGGGATATGATTATTCTTGATGAAATTAATTATGCTGTGAAGTTTGGCATTGTAGCGGTGGAAGATGTGTTGGAATTAATAGATCATAAGCCATCCTTGCTGCATTTGGTTTTGACTGGCAGAGACGCTAGGCCTCAGATAATTGAAAAGGCAGATTTGGTTACAGAAATGAAAGAAATCAAACATCCTTATAAGCAAGGTATTCAAGCGCAGCCAGGAATTGAATTTTAA